A DNA window from Streptococcus parapneumoniae contains the following coding sequences:
- a CDS encoding heavy metal translocating P-type ATPase, whose amino-acid sequence MSFKVLHRGYQHIRLSSSFSLTLDIQDYLRSLARDEKGIESIQFYMDQQHFTLRIKEGFSVLDNAEAFLKRIDKGKVSELMTLPIRREESAYSIVSGAAIKRVLFRSFVPYPIRYIWTCYQAFGYIREAYQTLARKELTMEVLDCSAILLSLFMNQSKTASNIMFMLDLGNHLDQWSLKKTATDLEQSLLAKESDVFLVQGDTVVSIKSSDVQIGDVLVLSQGNEILFDGQVVSGLGMVNESSLTGESFPVEKRESDSVCANTVLETGELRIRVTDNQMNSRILQLIELMKKSEENKKTKQRYFIKMADKVVKYNFLGAGLTYLLTGSFSKAISFLLVDFSCALKISTPVAYLTAIKEGLNREMVIKDGDVLEKYLEVDTFLFDKTGTITTSYPIVEKVLPFGDYNEEDILRISACLEEHIYHPIANAIVKQAEIEGIEHEEMHGKLQYIASKGIKSHIDGQPVLIGNYVLMQDEQIHISSEQNALIEEYKSHYNLLFLAYQNELIGMFCIHTPLRKEAKAALEKLKAQGKKLILATGDTLVRTEELVKDLPFDQVYTDLKPDGKFELVEELQKAGHTILMVGDGLNDSAALTLSDIGVVMNESADISKQMSDILLLDNRLDFFQELDWLSSSLQTLIKKNIQDTVVVNSSLIGFGLFNWLSPSNLSILHNLTTLRIVLRSLSIKNR is encoded by the coding sequence ATGTCTTTTAAAGTGCTACATAGAGGATACCAACATATCCGACTATCATCTTCTTTTTCGCTCACCTTGGATATTCAAGACTATCTTCGTTCCTTGGCGAGAGATGAAAAGGGGATTGAGTCTATCCAGTTTTACATGGATCAACAGCACTTTACTCTACGCATAAAAGAAGGCTTTTCTGTATTAGATAATGCAGAAGCCTTTTTAAAAAGAATTGATAAAGGGAAAGTTTCTGAGTTGATGACTCTTCCCATTCGTAGAGAAGAGAGTGCTTATTCTATTGTTTCAGGTGCAGCGATTAAGCGTGTGCTTTTTCGTAGTTTTGTGCCGTATCCCATTCGCTATATATGGACTTGTTATCAGGCTTTTGGCTATATTAGAGAAGCCTATCAAACACTAGCGCGTAAGGAACTAACGATGGAGGTCTTGGACTGTTCGGCGATTTTATTGTCCTTGTTTATGAACCAATCCAAGACAGCTAGCAATATCATGTTTATGCTTGATTTGGGGAATCATTTAGATCAGTGGTCTTTGAAAAAAACTGCAACGGATTTAGAACAGAGTCTTCTTGCAAAAGAGAGCGATGTATTCTTAGTACAGGGCGATACGGTCGTTAGTATCAAGAGTTCCGACGTTCAAATAGGAGATGTCTTGGTCCTATCTCAAGGAAATGAAATTCTGTTTGATGGACAAGTAGTTTCAGGTTTAGGTATGGTCAACGAAAGTTCCTTGACGGGAGAGAGTTTTCCAGTTGAAAAAAGAGAGTCTGATTCGGTTTGTGCAAACACAGTCTTGGAGACTGGGGAGCTACGCATTCGTGTAACCGATAATCAGATGAACAGCCGTATTTTACAGCTGATTGAGTTGATGAAGAAATCTGAAGAAAACAAGAAAACGAAACAACGCTATTTCATCAAGATGGCGGACAAGGTCGTCAAATATAATTTCTTGGGGGCTGGGCTGACTTACCTATTGACAGGTTCTTTTTCGAAGGCCATTTCTTTCTTATTGGTCGATTTCTCCTGCGCTTTGAAAATCTCTACTCCTGTAGCTTATTTGACAGCTATCAAGGAGGGGTTGAATCGTGAAATGGTGATTAAGGATGGGGATGTTCTGGAGAAATATCTGGAAGTTGATACTTTCTTGTTTGATAAGACGGGAACAATCACAACTAGTTATCCTATAGTTGAAAAGGTGTTACCTTTTGGGGACTATAATGAGGAAGATATTCTCAGAATCAGTGCCTGTCTTGAGGAGCACATTTATCATCCTATCGCTAATGCCATCGTCAAGCAAGCTGAGATAGAGGGGATTGAACATGAGGAAATGCATGGAAAACTCCAATATATCGCAAGCAAGGGGATCAAATCTCATATAGATGGGCAACCAGTTCTTATTGGAAATTATGTCTTGATGCAGGATGAGCAGATTCATATCAGTTCGGAGCAAAATGCTTTAATTGAAGAGTACAAGAGTCACTACAATCTCTTATTCTTGGCTTATCAGAATGAATTGATTGGAATGTTCTGCATCCATACTCCTTTGAGAAAAGAAGCTAAGGCAGCCTTGGAGAAACTTAAGGCACAAGGGAAAAAATTGATTCTGGCAACAGGGGACACCCTAGTTAGGACAGAGGAATTAGTCAAAGATTTGCCCTTTGATCAGGTCTATACAGACTTGAAACCTGATGGAAAATTTGAGTTAGTAGAAGAACTGCAGAAAGCAGGTCACACTATTTTGATGGTTGGAGATGGATTGAATGACTCAGCGGCTCTAACCCTATCAGATATCGGTGTGGTGATGAATGAGAGTGCAGATATTTCTAAGCAGATGAGTGATATCTTATTGTTAGATAATCGTTTGGATTTCTTCCAAGAGTTGGATTGGCTATCATCATCTTTGCAAACACTCATCAAGAAGAATATTCAAGATACCGTTGTCGTAAATAGTAGTTTGATTGGCTTTGGCTTGTTTAATTGGCTCAGTCCTTCAAATCTCTCTATCTTACATAATCTAACAACCTTGCGCATTGTCCTGCGTAGTCTGTCTATTAAAAATAGATAG
- the tyrS gene encoding tyrosine--tRNA ligase, producing MHIFDELKERGLIFQTTDEEALRKALEEGQVSYYTGYDPTADSLHLGHLVAILTSRRLQLAGHKPYALVGGATGLIGDPSFKDAERSLQTKDTVDGWVKSIQGQLSRFLDFENGENKAVMVNNYDWFGSISFIDFLRDIGKYFTVNYMMSKESVKKRIETGISYTEFAYQIMQGYDFFVLNQDHNVTLQIGGSDQWGNMTAGTELLRRKADKTGHVITVPLITDATGKKFGKSEGNAVWLNPEKTSPYEMYQFWMNVMDADAVRFLKIFTFLSLEEIEDIRKQFEAAPHERLAQKVLAREVVTLVHGEEAYKEALNITEQLFAGNIKNLSVKELKQGLRGVPNYQVQADENHNIVELLVSSGVVNSKRQAREDVQNGAIYVNGDRIQDLDYVLTDADKLENELTVIRRGKKKYFVLTY from the coding sequence ATGCACATTTTTGATGAGCTAAAAGAGCGTGGTTTGATTTTTCAAACGACTGATGAAGAAGCTTTGCGTAAAGCCCTAGAAGAAGGTCAAGTTTCTTACTATACTGGCTACGATCCAACTGCTGACAGCCTTCACCTAGGCCACCTTGTCGCAATCTTGACAAGTCGTCGCTTGCAACTAGCAGGTCACAAACCTTATGCGCTCGTTGGCGGTGCTACAGGTCTCATCGGAGATCCGTCCTTCAAAGATGCTGAACGTAGTCTCCAAACAAAAGACACAGTAGATGGCTGGGTCAAGTCTATCCAAGGACAACTTTCTCGTTTTCTTGACTTTGAAAATGGTGAAAACAAGGCTGTCATGGTCAACAACTACGACTGGTTTGGCAGCATCAGCTTCATTGACTTCCTCCGTGATATTGGAAAATACTTCACTGTCAACTACATGATGAGTAAAGAGTCTGTAAAAAAACGGATTGAAACTGGGATTTCTTACACTGAGTTCGCTTACCAAATCATGCAAGGGTACGACTTCTTCGTCCTTAACCAAGACCACAACGTAACGCTTCAAATCGGTGGTTCTGACCAGTGGGGAAATATGACAGCTGGTACTGAATTGCTTCGTCGTAAAGCTGACAAGACTGGTCACGTAATCACTGTTCCACTGATTACAGATGCAACTGGTAAGAAATTTGGTAAATCAGAAGGAAACGCAGTCTGGCTCAATCCTGAAAAGACTTCTCCATACGAAATGTACCAATTCTGGATGAACGTTATGGACGCTGACGCTGTTCGCTTCTTGAAGATCTTTACTTTCTTGTCACTTGAAGAGATTGAAGATATTCGTAAACAATTTGAAGCAGCGCCACACGAACGCTTGGCTCAAAAAGTCTTGGCTCGTGAAGTCGTCACACTTGTTCACGGAGAAGAAGCTTACAAAGAAGCCCTCAACATCACTGAGCAACTCTTTGCAGGAAACATCAAAAATCTTTCTGTTAAAGAGCTTAAACAAGGACTTCGTGGTGTACCAAACTACCAAGTACAAGCAGACGAAAATCACAATATCGTAGAACTGCTCGTCTCATCTGGTGTGGTTAACTCAAAACGCCAAGCCCGTGAAGACGTCCAAAACGGAGCTATCTACGTCAACGGCGACCGCATCCAAGACCTTGACTATGTCTTGACTGACGCAGATAAGCTTGAGAATGAACTGACTGTTATCCGTCGTGGAAAGAAAAAATATTTTGTATTGACTTACTAA
- the pbp1b gene encoding penicillin-binding protein PBP1B, translated as MQNQLNELKRKMLEFFQQKQKHKKSARPAKKGSSAEKSKSLEKPAIFPAILLSIKALFNLLFVLGFLGGMLGAGIALGYGVALFDKVRVPQTEELVNQVKDISSISEITHADGTVIASIESDLLRTSISSEQISENLKKAIIATEDEHFKEHKGVVPKAVIRATLGKFVGLGSSSGGSTLTQQLIKQQVVGDAPTLARKATEIVDALALERAMNKDEILTTYLNVAPFGRNNKGQNIAGAQQAAEGIFGVDASQLTVPQAAFLAGLPQSPITYSPYENTGELKSDEDLEIGLRRAKAVLYSMYRTGALGKDEYSQYKDYDLKQDFLPSGTVTGISRDYLYFTTLAEAQERMYDYLAQRDNVSAKELKNEATQKFYRDLAAKEIENGGYKITTTIDQKIHSAMQSAVADYGYLLDDGTGRVEVGNVLMDNQTGAILGFVGGRNYQENQNNHAFDTKRSPASTTKPLLAYGIAIDQGLMGSETILSNYPTNFANGNPIMYANSKGTGMMTLGEALNYSWNIPAYWTYRMLREKGVDVKGYMEKMGYEIPEYGIESLPMGGGIEVTVAQHTNGYQTLANNGVYHQKHVISKIEAADGRVVYEYQDKPVQVYSKATATIMQGLLREVLSSRVTTTFKTNLTVLNPTLANADWIGKTGTTNQDENMWLMLSTPRLTLGGWIGHDDNHSLSRRAGYSNNSNYMAHLVNAIQQASPSIWGNERFALDPSVVKSEVLKSTGQKPGKVSVEGKEVEVTGSTVTSYWANKAGAPTTSYHFAIGGSESDYQNAWSSIVSTLPTPSSSSSSSSSSSDSSNSSTTRPSSSRARR; from the coding sequence ATGCAAAATCAATTAAATGAATTAAAACGAAAAATGCTGGAATTTTTCCAGCAAAAACAAAAACATAAAAAATCAGCTAGGCCGGCCAAGAAAGGTTCAAGTGCTGAGAAATCTAAATCCTTAGAGAAGCCAGCCATTTTTCCAGCTATTTTACTGAGTATAAAAGCCTTATTTAACTTACTCTTTGTACTCGGTTTTCTAGGAGGAATGTTGGGAGCTGGGATTGCTTTGGGGTACGGAGTGGCCTTATTTGACAAGGTACGTGTGCCTCAGACAGAAGAATTGGTGAATCAGGTCAAGGACATCTCTTCTATTTCAGAGATTACCCATGCGGACGGGACGGTAATTGCTTCCATAGAGAGTGATTTGTTGCGCACTTCTATCTCATCTGAGCAAATTTCGGAAAATCTGAAGAAGGCTATCATTGCGACAGAAGATGAACACTTTAAAGAACATAAGGGTGTAGTGCCGAAGGCGGTGATTCGTGCGACCTTGGGGAAATTTGTAGGTTTGGGTTCCTCAAGTGGGGGTTCAACCTTGACCCAGCAACTAATTAAACAGCAGGTGGTTGGGGATGCGCCGACCTTGGCTCGTAAGGCGACAGAGATTGTGGATGCTCTTGCCTTGGAACGTGCCATGAATAAGGATGAGATTTTAACGACCTATCTCAATGTGGCTCCCTTTGGTCGAAATAATAAGGGGCAGAATATTGCAGGAGCTCAGCAGGCAGCCGAGGGGATTTTCGGTGTAGATGCGAGTCAGTTGACGGTTCCTCAAGCAGCATTTTTAGCAGGACTTCCACAGAGTCCCATTACTTACTCTCCTTATGAAAATACTGGGGAGTTGAAGAGTGATGAAGACCTAGAAATTGGCTTAAGACGGGCTAAGGCAGTTCTTTACAGTATGTATCGTACAGGTGCCTTAGGCAAAGACGAGTATTCTCAATACAAGGATTATGATCTTAAACAGGACTTTTTACCATCGGGCACGGTCACAGGAATTTCGCGAGACTATTTATACTTTACAACTTTGGCGGAAGCTCAAGAACGTATGTATGACTATCTAGCTCAGAGAGACAATGTCTCCGCTAAGGAGTTGAAAAATGAGGCAACTCAGAAGTTTTATCGCGATTTGGCAGCCAAGGAAATTGAAAATGGTGGTTATAAGATTACTACTACTATAGATCAGAAAATTCATTCTGCTATGCAAAGTGCGGTTGCTGATTATGGCTATCTTTTAGACGATGGAACAGGTCGTGTAGAAGTAGGGAATGTCTTGATGGACAACCAAACAGGTGCTATTCTAGGCTTTGTAGGTGGTCGTAATTATCAAGAAAATCAAAATAATCATGCCTTTGATACTAAACGTTCGCCAGCTTCTACTACCAAGCCCTTGCTGGCCTACGGTATTGCTATTGACCAGGGCTTGATGGGAAGCGAAACGATTCTATCTAACTATCCAACAAACTTTGCTAATGGTAATCCGATTATGTATGCTAATAGCAAGGGAACAGGAATGATGACCTTGGGAGAAGCTCTGAACTATTCATGGAATATCCCTGCTTACTGGACCTATCGTATGCTTCGTGAAAAGGGGGTTGATGTCAAGGGGTATATGGAAAAGATGGGTTACGAGATTCCTGAGTACGGTATTGAGAGCCTGCCGATGGGTGGTGGTATTGAAGTCACAGTTGCCCAGCATACCAATGGCTATCAGACCTTAGCTAATAACGGAGTTTATCATCAGAAGCATGTGATTTCAAAGATTGAAGCAGCAGATGGTAGAGTGGTGTATGAGTATCAGGATAAACCGGTTCAAGTCTATTCAAAAGCTACTGCGACGATTATGCAGGGCTTGTTGCGAGAAGTTCTATCCTCTCGTGTGACAACAACCTTCAAGACGAATCTGACTGTTTTAAATCCTACTCTGGCTAATGCAGATTGGATTGGGAAGACTGGTACAACCAACCAAGACGAAAATATGTGGCTCATGCTTTCGACACCTAGATTAACCCTGGGTGGCTGGATTGGGCATGATGATAATCATTCACTGTCACGTAGAGCAGGTTATTCCAATAACTCTAATTACATGGCTCATCTGGTAAATGCGATTCAGCAAGCCTCCCCAAGCATTTGGGGGAACGAGCGCTTCGCTTTAGATCCTAGTGTCGTAAAATCCGAAGTTTTGAAATCAACAGGTCAAAAACCAGGGAAGGTTTCTGTTGAAGGAAAAGAGGTAGAGGTCACAGGTTCGACTGTTACCAGCTATTGGGCTAATAAGGCAGGAGCGCCAACGACCAGCTATCATTTTGCTATTGGAGGAAGTGAGTCAGATTATCAAAATGCTTGGTCAAGTATCGTTAGCACACTACCAACTCCATCAAGCTCCAGCAGTTCAAGTAGTAGTTCTAGCGATAGCAGTAACTCAAGTACTACACGACCTTCTTCTTCAAGGGCGAGACGATAA
- a CDS encoding EamA family transporter, whose product MNQYQKKIVKGTIYSLLSGLIWGICGILGEYFFTHYQVSSGWITSMRLTLAGSLVLIWSAMQLKSQVLDIWRDKKNYLPFLAYAILGIFSVQYFFYLCVEYSNAATATILQFISPVFILFYNRLVYQKRASKSAIFYVLVAMLGVGLMATKGDLSQLSMTPLALVTGLLSAMGVMFNVILPQPFAKRYGFVPTVGWGMILAGLFSNVLSPVYQLSFTPDIWSILICLIIAFFGTAFAFFISMKAVSLVSPLVVSVISASEPLSSALLSVLFLGLVVDWSLLLAMALIILPMIFLSVEEAKESR is encoded by the coding sequence ATGAATCAGTATCAGAAAAAGATTGTTAAAGGAACCATTTATTCGCTCCTATCCGGCTTAATCTGGGGAATCTGTGGGATTTTAGGAGAGTACTTCTTTACTCATTATCAGGTGTCTTCGGGCTGGATTACCTCTATGCGTTTGACACTGGCAGGAAGTCTTGTACTCATTTGGTCTGCAATGCAATTAAAATCGCAAGTGCTAGATATTTGGCGAGATAAGAAAAATTACCTGCCCTTTTTAGCCTATGCTATTTTGGGGATTTTTTCAGTTCAGTATTTTTTCTATCTCTGTGTAGAATACTCAAATGCAGCGACAGCGACTATTTTACAGTTTATCAGTCCAGTCTTTATCCTCTTTTACAATCGCTTGGTTTATCAAAAACGAGCGTCAAAAAGCGCTATTTTTTATGTTTTGGTTGCCATGTTGGGTGTTGGCCTGATGGCGACAAAGGGCGATCTCTCTCAGTTATCCATGACACCACTAGCACTTGTGACGGGTTTGCTGAGTGCTATGGGGGTCATGTTTAATGTTATCTTACCCCAACCTTTTGCGAAACGTTATGGTTTTGTACCTACGGTTGGGTGGGGGATGATTTTGGCAGGTTTGTTTAGCAATGTCCTCTCGCCGGTTTATCAGCTTTCCTTTACTCCTGATATTTGGAGTATCTTGATTTGCCTTATTATCGCTTTTTTCGGGACGGCTTTTGCCTTTTTCATTTCCATGAAGGCTGTGTCCTTGGTTTCTCCTCTGGTGGTTTCCGTTATCAGTGCCAGTGAACCTCTCTCTTCTGCTCTCTTGAGTGTTTTGTTCTTAGGATTGGTAGTGGATTGGTCCCTCCTTCTAGCGATGGCCTTGATTATTTTGCCCATGATTTTCCTATCGGTAGAAGAAGCGAAAGAAAGTAGATAA
- the dapD gene encoding 2,3,4,5-tetrahydropyridine-2,6-dicarboxylate N-acetyltransferase: MTATKMNAQEIIQFIANAEKKTSVKVTFEGQLATAVPSSVVKLGNVLFGDWKDVAPLLDGLVENQDYVVEQDARNSAVPLLDKRAINARIEPGAIIRDQVEIGDSAVIMMGAVINIGAEIGAGTMIDMGAILGGRAIVGKNSHVGAGAVLAGVIEPASAEPVRVGDNVLIGANAVVIEGVQIGSGSVVAAGAIVTQDVPENVVVAGVPARIIKEIDAQTQQKTALEDALRTL, from the coding sequence ATGACTGCTACAAAAATGAACGCACAAGAAATTATCCAATTTATCGCCAATGCCGAAAAGAAAACCAGTGTTAAAGTAACCTTTGAAGGACAACTTGCAACTGCTGTACCAAGCTCTGTTGTCAAATTAGGGAATGTCCTATTTGGAGACTGGAAGGACGTGGCTCCGCTTCTAGATGGTTTGGTAGAAAATCAAGACTATGTTGTTGAGCAAGATGCTCGTAATTCTGCAGTTCCTTTGCTAGATAAACGTGCTATCAATGCTCGTATCGAGCCAGGTGCGATTATCCGTGATCAGGTTGAAATTGGTGACAGTGCTGTTATCATGATGGGAGCAGTCATCAATATCGGTGCTGAAATTGGTGCAGGAACCATGATTGATATGGGTGCCATCCTTGGTGGCCGTGCCATAGTTGGGAAAAACAGTCACGTTGGTGCAGGTGCCGTTCTTGCAGGTGTGATTGAGCCAGCTAGCGCAGAACCAGTCCGTGTTGGAGATAATGTTCTTATCGGCGCTAATGCAGTGGTCATCGAAGGAGTTCAAATCGGTAGTGGTTCAGTTGTCGCAGCGGGAGCTATTGTTACCCAAGATGTCCCAGAAAACGTGGTGGTAGCAGGTGTTCCAGCTCGTATTATCAAAGAGATTGATGCCCAAACCCAACAAAAAACAGCGCTAGAGGATGCGCTTCGTACCTTGTGA
- a CDS encoding N-acetyldiaminopimelate deacetylase has protein sequence MLDLIQTRRDLHQIPEIGLEEFKTQAYLLDVIEKLTAGKDFVQVRTWRTGILVYLQGSQPERTIGWRTDIDGLPIVEQTGLPFASQHQGRMHACGHDFHMTIALGCLERALEEQPKNNLLFLFQPAEENEAGGMLMYEDGAFGDWLPDQFYGLHVRPDLKVGQIATNTHTLFAGTCEVKIRFKGKGGHAAFPHEANDALVAASYFVTQVQSVVSRNVNPIEGAVVTFGLFQAGTTNNVITDTAFLHGTIRALTQDMSLLVQKRVKTVAEGVAAAFGMEVEVELKQGGYLPVENHPALARELMDFFEEKEGIELIDIEPAMTGEDFGYLLSKIDGVMFWLGIDSPYALHHPQMSPKEEALAIGVDAVSSFLKKKAAE, from the coding sequence ATGTTAGATTTGATTCAGACTAGACGAGATTTGCACCAGATTCCAGAGATTGGCTTGGAGGAGTTCAAGACTCAGGCTTATCTGCTGGATGTGATTGAGAAATTGACTGCAGGCAAGGATTTTGTCCAAGTTCGTACTTGGCGGACAGGGATTTTGGTCTATTTGCAGGGAAGTCAGCCAGAGCGTACCATTGGTTGGAGAACAGATATTGATGGCCTGCCTATCGTCGAACAAACAGGCCTTCCTTTCGCTTCCCAGCACCAAGGTCGTATGCACGCTTGTGGCCATGATTTTCATATGACTATTGCCTTGGGCTGTCTTGAGCGAGCCCTTGAGGAGCAACCAAAGAATAATCTGCTCTTTCTGTTTCAACCTGCTGAAGAAAATGAAGCTGGTGGTATGCTCATGTATGAGGATGGTGCTTTTGGAGACTGGTTGCCAGACCAATTTTATGGTCTCCATGTCCGTCCAGATTTGAAGGTTGGTCAGATTGCGACTAATACTCATACACTCTTTGCAGGGACCTGTGAGGTGAAGATCCGTTTCAAAGGCAAAGGTGGCCACGCAGCTTTTCCTCATGAAGCCAATGACGCCTTGGTGGCTGCTAGTTACTTTGTGACCCAAGTGCAGTCAGTTGTTAGCCGCAATGTCAACCCAATCGAGGGAGCAGTAGTGACCTTTGGTCTTTTTCAGGCTGGAACAACCAACAATGTTATCACAGACACAGCCTTTTTACATGGAACTATTCGGGCCTTGACACAGGACATGAGTCTCTTGGTGCAAAAGCGGGTCAAAACAGTTGCAGAAGGAGTTGCAGCAGCCTTTGGTATGGAAGTTGAGGTGGAACTCAAGCAAGGTGGTTACCTGCCTGTTGAGAACCATCCAGCCTTGGCGCGTGAACTGATGGATTTCTTTGAAGAAAAAGAGGGAATCGAGCTGATTGATATCGAGCCAGCTATGACAGGTGAGGACTTTGGTTATCTCCTTTCGAAGATAGATGGCGTTATGTTTTGGCTAGGTATTGATAGTCCTTACGCCCTTCATCACCCTCAGATGAGCCCTAAGGAAGAGGCACTAGCTATTGGGGTTGATGCGGTTTCTAGTTTCCTGAAAAAGAAGGCAGCAGAGTAG
- a CDS encoding 5-formyltetrahydrofolate cyclo-ligase — protein MKSELRKQVLHEMKAIPREQKQFIDQALTERLLQHPFYQEAKIIATYLSFPHEFQTQGLIEQALKDGKKVLIPKTYPKGRMDFVVYDPQQLVKTSFGLLEPQGDLEVVDASQIDLIHVPGLAFTTKGYRIGYGGGYYDRYLKHFPGHTLSTVYPCQIRDFSPENHDIPVQEVLIDEGNL, from the coding sequence ATGAAATCGGAATTACGTAAGCAAGTCTTGCACGAAATGAAGGCTATCCCTCGAGAGCAAAAACAGTTTATAGACCAAGCTTTAACTGAGCGACTTTTACAACACCCCTTCTACCAAGAAGCCAAGATCATCGCAACCTATCTCTCTTTTCCTCATGAGTTTCAAACTCAGGGATTGATTGAGCAGGCGCTGAAGGACGGCAAGAAGGTTCTGATACCTAAAACTTATCCCAAAGGGCGCATGGACTTTGTGGTCTATGATCCGCAGCAGTTGGTAAAAACTTCCTTTGGATTACTGGAACCACAGGGAGATTTGGAAGTGGTGGATGCCTCTCAGATTGATTTGATTCATGTTCCAGGGCTGGCTTTTACGACAAAGGGATATCGAATTGGCTATGGCGGAGGTTATTATGACCGCTATCTGAAACATTTTCCTGGTCATACTTTGAGTACGGTTTATCCTTGTCAAATTCGGGACTTTAGCCCTGAAAATCATGATATTCCTGTTCAGGAGGTACTGATTGATGAAGGAAATCTTTGA
- a CDS encoding rhomboid family intramembrane serine protease yields MKEIFDRRYPVTSFFLLVTALVFLLMLVTTGGNFYRADTLFRFGAMYGPVIHLFPEQVWRLFSAIFVHIGWEHFIVNMLSLYYLGRQVEEIFGSKQFFFLYLLSGMMGNLFVFEFSPKSLAAGASTSLYGLFAAIIVLRYATRNPYIQQLGQSYLTLFVVNIIGSVLIPGISLAGHIGGAVGGAFLAVIFPVRGERRIYSASQRLVALVLFVGLAVLLLYKGMG; encoded by the coding sequence ATGAAGGAAATCTTTGATAGGCGTTATCCTGTGACGAGTTTTTTCCTCTTAGTGACGGCCTTGGTATTTCTACTAATGTTGGTGACCACAGGAGGAAACTTTTACAGGGCAGATACCCTATTTCGATTTGGAGCCATGTACGGACCTGTCATTCACCTCTTTCCTGAGCAGGTTTGGCGTCTCTTCTCTGCCATTTTTGTTCATATTGGGTGGGAGCATTTCATTGTTAATATGCTTTCGCTTTATTATCTTGGTAGGCAGGTAGAGGAAATTTTCGGTTCTAAGCAGTTTTTCTTTCTCTATCTCTTATCAGGAATGATGGGCAATCTCTTTGTTTTTGAGTTTAGTCCAAAATCCTTAGCAGCAGGAGCTTCTACTTCTCTCTATGGGCTATTTGCTGCGATTATTGTTCTTCGCTATGCAACTCGCAATCCTTATATCCAACAGCTAGGGCAATCTTATCTGACACTTTTTGTGGTTAACATTATTGGAAGTGTTCTGATTCCTGGAATCAGTCTAGCAGGTCATATCGGAGGTGCAGTTGGTGGAGCATTTCTAGCAGTTATCTTTCCAGTTAGAGGAGAAAGACGGATATATAGTGCTAGTCAGAGACTGGTAGCGTTAGTGTTATTCGTAGGACTCGCAGTCTTGCTTCTCTACAAGGGAATGGGATGA
- the galU gene encoding UTP--glucose-1-phosphate uridylyltransferase GalU: protein MTSKVRKAVIPAAGLGTRFLPATKALAKEMLPIVDKPTIQFIVEEALKSGIEDILVVTGKSKRSIEDHFDSNFELEYNLKEKGKTDLLKLVDEATGMRLHFIRQTHPRGLGDAVLQAKAFVGNEPFVVMLGDDLMDITNENAVPLTKQLMNDYEKTHASTIAVMPVPHEDVSSYGVIAPQGEGINGLYSVETFVEKPAPEDAPSDLAIIGRYLLTPEIFEILEKQAPGAGNEIQLTDAIDTLNKTQRVFAREFTGARYDVGDKFGFMKTSIDYALKHPQVKDDLKDYLIQLGKELAEKE, encoded by the coding sequence ATGACATCAAAAGTTAGAAAGGCAGTCATCCCTGCCGCTGGGCTTGGAACTCGATTTTTACCAGCAACTAAGGCACTTGCCAAAGAAATGTTGCCAATCGTAGACAAACCAACTATCCAGTTTATCGTGGAAGAGGCTCTCAAATCAGGTATTGAAGATATTCTAGTTGTCACTGGTAAATCAAAACGTTCTATTGAGGACCACTTTGACTCAAACTTTGAGCTTGAATACAATCTTAAAGAAAAAGGTAAAACGGATTTGTTAAAATTGGTAGATGAAGCAACTGGTATGCGCCTCCATTTCATTCGCCAAACTCACCCTCGTGGTCTTGGAGACGCTGTCTTACAAGCCAAAGCTTTTGTAGGGAATGAGCCCTTCGTTGTTATGCTGGGCGATGACCTTATGGACATCACAAATGAGAATGCCGTTCCTTTGACAAAACAACTGATGAATGATTACGAAAAGACACACGCATCAACCATTGCTGTCATGCCCGTACCACACGAAGACGTTTCATCATATGGAGTTATCGCTCCTCAAGGTGAAGGGATTAATGGTCTCTACAGCGTTGAAACTTTCGTAGAAAAACCAGCTCCCGAAGATGCACCAAGTGATCTAGCAATTATCGGTCGCTATCTGCTCACACCAGAGATTTTTGAAATCCTCGAAAAGCAAGCTCCTGGTGCTGGAAATGAAATCCAGCTTACCGATGCTATCGATACGCTTAATAAAACACAACGTGTTTTCGCCCGTGAATTTACAGGAGCTCGTTACGACGTTGGGGATAAGTTTGGCTTTATGAAAACATCTATTGACTACGCCCTCAAACATCCACAAGTCAAAGATGACTTAAAAGATTACCTCATCCAACTGGGAAAAGAATTAGCTGAGAAGGAATAA